The genomic DNA TTAATTATATACCGGAGAAAAACGAAAATCATATGATCAACAAAACCCAGCAACTGTTCCAATCAAAAGATAGATGAACAACAATAAGCGGTGAAGATGATGCTAATTAAGGGTTTGTGTAGCTTAGCTTACCAAAaggattgttgatgatgatgatgatgatgatgaaggggaatatgattattattaataatattatctggaaagaaagaaagaaagttatTTATGGTGGGATAGAGACGCAAAGTAATCAAGGGAAGTAAGAAACAAAAAGCAAGCAGCTCAAATACCGGCAAGTCGCACTCGGATTGGTCAAAGTCCTCGGCCGCCTTTCGTGGGGTGGTTTACTACCAAATCAACTATATTGATTgttgctgttcaaaaaaaaaactatattgaTTGTTGCAACCCTTTGTCAAATTCATATTTCACATCATAGAATCATAGtaatatattaatagttatgagttatcaattatttttttttattttttaagtaaaCGAATGCTTTATAGTTGGCTTTGTGGTCTATACTCAATTGAGGTCATTTACTTTTTCGTGTCCTTGTTTAAAGTGGTTTTTTTATCATTATGCTttaatactttatttatacaagttCGAATACTTTACATGTAACATCTCGATATAAATTTTAATATAATTTCCTAGAAAGTTGATTTTTTATATGCACTTTTCTATAAAATGATAGCTTTATAAAATTATAgcatataggataaggatcattacataacgctaattattgcgagaacaaaaagaacaactccaaatcactaaatttttggatttaaggttcatatttcttaaattttatgtttcttacattcatatgtgtatcatatatacattaaaaaatcatatattttttcccatacatagtctacatacatgtaggtaatttaacacataacctacatgtgtgtaggttatttaaaaactgaagatttttcatattgtcttttaaattctagtgtgataaacaataaatcttacatttataacattttcatttaatttttaagtttttaggattgaaaaaatgagtgattcattttgttttgcGTGTTCTCGCAacatttagtgttctgcatagaatcTTCCCCAtagcatatgtatatatatgctTCGGTTCAATTAAGAACCATCACGAGTTGTAAAAGAAGGAATATGAGGTCCAGGAGACAACGTCGGCTCAGGTTCGTCGTAGTCTAGACGGATCCTCACTCACTTGTCCCTTTCTCTACTCACATACTGGTTGAGGAGAGACCTTAACTCAAGGAAATTGTTGGCGACCCCTTCCGGGGTAAGTTCAACATGTGACGGGGCAATAGTGACACCAACATTAGGGGAAGGGACCCCTGATCTGGACGGAGTAGGTGTACTGAAAGTCAGGAACTCAGGAGTACCTCCCGGTGTCGAGAAAGAAACAGGTGTAGTTGCATGGGCTTGACTAGCACCTGGAGTAGAAGTGTTAGGAACTTGATTCACTTCTCCaggagatccactttctgacataaGCTACACTACTAGGCCTTTTGGAGAAAAAtagtggcgtagccccacggtgggcgccaacttgttgatacaacaaataatagaccaaggataGTAGTTGGGCTGgctaggcaaaagggttgaagggttcaactttgcctaacgcaggtcgtggggtccccccacgtttgcaagacgtgaaaggaggttcactagtttgttCTTGTTATTTGTTGTGAATCCTCCTCTGAAATGTGTTCAGATTCGGATGAAGgagcaaacagaatgtgtgtgTTGAATATGAAAGGAGgtatcttgcaaggagcaagtacTGATGATGTATGGCCAGAGATTTCGAGAAATCAGAGCTGGCTCGGAATGTCCCAggaagtaaatgaagtgtcaaatatataggagaagacatctcccaaagagGAATGCATTTAACTAGTGACCctgcttgcagtgaggggcttacTTTTTCGGGGGTtaaagccttttgacccctggataatagaATGTGTTCTATGAACCCGCGTTGCTTTTGCGGCTGGCGAGTTGGTGGAGATGTAACTATTTACTATTCTCTCATCGCTTTACTTCACCTCCTCAGTTTTTCAACCTTTGAACCATTTAACCCTTTGAGCACTTATGTATTTGTCATTTTATTTTGTCTTGtgctacccccgtcatcaataTCCAATGTACGAATGCCTCAACTCTGAGCCAATTGAAGAAATTCATTAAAACGAGATGCTAAATATCTTGCTATAATATGTTTTGTACAACCCATTTTAGCACAACTATTCCACATTCGGTATTGCAACCGAATGCATTTCTTTCACTAGATTAGTGTCGTGTGATCATCTCAAACCAGCAACAAACGATGAACGAATTTCAACAAAAATATACAAGCCAAACAATTTCCACTAACTCGATTCTGTCGTTAATCTAACATACAACAGCCAATTTACAAACTTTAGCTTGTACAAGTCAAAGATCTATAAATGAAAGACTAGTTATCATCAAATAAGCACCTGTGAATATTTATAGCAATTGCAGCAGCTTTGTGAGGGTGGAAAACAACTGCACAAATACCAAAACATACAGTGACCGAAGCAACTGCAAGAATGAGAAGGCGGAGCGTAAAAAATCTGGTGGTTTTATAGTTAAACATGCGGTTTGAGGGTTTCTTTGGTTGTTCCTTATAGGGTGTAACATTCATAACACAGTCAGCATTTAAGAGTCCAACCTTTTCACTTTCTTCATGAACCTGTGCATTTTGAAACATAAGTCAAAGTCACTTAAAAATTTCAGGCATTAGAAGGATAGCTATCAATCATGTATGGTTGAATAGTTAAACCCGAACCCAAACCCGAACCAACATAGTTATTCGTGTCAActgtcaaatacatcaagtaaAAATCATGTATCCTGAACACGACCCGTAATAACTAAACGATTCAAGTGGGTTGACGAGTTGTGATCAAGTTGTTAACCCGCTAAACACAATGTTGGGTCGACCTATACAACTACGCGAGTTGACGTGTCGACCCAAACACAACCCATTTAATTAAGCACGTCAACCTGAACACGAAAACCTAACAACTTCAACATGCAATATTCACATTTTTTTTCCAAAACACAAATCCAAACACCTCCCTTTATATCGTTTTatagtaaaatgccattttcgtccctgaggtttgaccactTTTGCAACGTTCATCCATAAAgggccattttcatccaaaaagtttgaaatcttgccagTTTTATCCCTGAGGGCCAAATTTCGAAGGACTCAAATGCCAAATTTCGAAGGACTCGAAATAAATTGCCAAACTcaaggatgaaaatggcaaatagAACGCAAACTGAAGGACTCAAATGCACAAAAAAGTCTTTTCGGATGGAACAAGCAAAAATGACTAAGCCTCATGTACGAttatggcattttactcttatcaTTTATATTGTAGGAATTAAATAGCATCAATCATCTTCATGAGAACAGTTTCCGTACCTGATTAACGGTTGAGATGAAGGGATCATCATCATTATTTAGCAAGATATCACTTGGATGCAGCCCATGGTTTACTGTTTTCTCCAATCGTTGATTCAACACTTCAGTAGCACGATTCACAGTCCCCTGAAGCAATGTTCTATCAGTTTCAACAATATCACCATTTTCTATGATTCTCATCTTCAGCGAATCTAACACTCTCTTCAAAACTGTGGTGGACTCGTATTCAATTAGAAAATTAAGTAAAAAATTGAATCTTTGGAGCTGTGATGACATGGTGGCACGCTCCATATCTTGTACGATTGGCTGTTTGAGTAACCATGCCATATCTACAAGCACTTCAGAGAACTTGTTAACAGCAACCTCACAAGAACTAGATTCTGAGTCGTTTGAACGGAGAGTTGAATAATATTTTGTCTGCATTATTTTAATCTCAGAACATATTTCTTTGTCCGCAATAAGAATTGGAATAAAATTGGACAGTCCAGATTCATTCTCGACCTACAAATTGATTAAAGAAGTTAAAATTTGTTACCCTATTTGTCCCAAACACGCTACCCAACATATCCGCTATGTAGTTAACATCCCCGATATATCATCGTCTCATCGacatatcggttatcggtcccctggTGAGATATCGGTGCAAAATATCGATACCGATATTATTGGCGATAGTGACCGATATTGGAccaatatatcaccgattttcctgATATCAGTACTTTTCTTCTTAtttctaccattcgtctttcttctttttttttgggattagtgttttaagtcttaattgttaatgttttaagctttaatcagttcctacttgctacaattgttagtgttttgcaaattgcaaaaggttaatttgttaatggtaggagactATACTGAAATGTtaagtgttaaattgctatatatataaattcagcatgatattaaaattaccgatatcgcACCGCGCTTACCGATATCtaaaatatcggtccttgaccgatatccgatagtTTACCCCTTTAGCTGCTTAGCATATCTGATTTTGCCACCCGTAACTTAGTACTCAACAAGTAGCAAAACCTTTCAATATATTTTTACCTTTAAAAAGTAAATAAACAATAGAATCTGAAGCAAACCTCAATAAAAGCAGGGCCAAAAACATCCATTTCAGAATGAGGGACACGTATATTCAGAAGCTGATGATCCAAGTTTGTTGAAGAGGTGTTGCACGATGGTGAAACGCGCACATCATTTGTCATATACTTACCAGCAAATGACACTAAAAACCTGCATTTGTCATGTATAATCATCATTACACATGGATTACAGACTGTAGAGAATGGTATAATATTTCAAAAGGGGAAAGGGGGTTTCAGTCAAAAGTACTGATAATGGTAGGTGATTTCTatgtagttaatgcggtaaaatatcagatatcggtcaaggaccgatatttgagatataggttatctcggtgagatatcggtaattttaatataatgcaaaattcacatatatagcaatttaacaataataattcagtgatatatcggtaaTATATCGGTTATATCTGTCAAATATcagtcaatatcgccgataatatcggtaccgatattttactaggggaccgatatctcaccgatattaactgcatagggtGATTTATACAACACCACCATTGGATATATATAGCTCGCTGAAATTGTGCTTAAATAAAGCAATTCAGAAAGAATACCTAAGCCTAGGCTGAAGCAAATTACTTCCACATGCGAGAAACTCTATGGGTTTGCCTGCTTCAAAACATGTAGGTTGAACATAATGAAGCCTTGGGGATTTGCCCCCCACTTTAATCTCTATCACGGATTTTCCACCTGCATATATTGAAGGAATTTGTACTTGGTCAATGAACTTGTATAAGTACTAGTATATTAGTCTATGTCTTTTTTGTTCATGGCCTATAAGCCCAATATAGATTTTCCTAAAGTTATTTCCTATATACTAAGGGTTCCTCCTCCACTCAAATATTCCTTTCACATTACATAATGGAAGAAAAATTGTGATAGATGAAAAATTAAATTCAACAAACCTTTCATGACACTATAGATAGTGTTGTTTAGATTAACAAAAAATGTGTCTCGTCCAGATAGCAAGCTTCTTGGTGATGCCAGGAGGTCATGTATGCATACAACTGGATCTTCATCCAACTGTTCAAAAATTTACAGTAAGTTAGATAATGTAGATGAAGCTTACAGTACAGGAATTCACACACAAAAGCTGAATATGaaacagatatatatatatataaaataaagagGCATCACCTTCAACCACATAAACCTTGGCATTGCAATAAAAATGGTCAAGATTGTGCATCCGGGACGAACATATCCTTCCAGCTCCACAGGCATGCTGGCCAACCATTGAAATATCTGTAAAAGCATATATTTATATCACACCTCATATGGAGATACAAATCCTTAAACTGCTAGTAAATAGTAATCGTTATAGTACTTGATGTCGGAGTCTACGAGGGAACTCTGCTGGATTCCAATCATAAAGCTTAAATGAGATCCGACCAGTTGTGCACTACAGAGAAATATATATCATCAATACACATAGTATGTGAGTGGAGAAAAATCATATAAACGTAAgtataaaattataaaaacaaGTGTCTAAGGTGACAACTTGAACCTATTTACTTACGAAATATATAACTCAAAGAAACCAGGTCAAACAAGTCAAAGATGGAATAATATAACCTACCATAGATGAGAAATCAGTCTTGTCATCACCATAAGACGGAGAATGAGTAgttttttctttctcttcatcagttTGAGTTTCACCAGATGCAGCTAAAGACGGAATGCTATCACTCTGGATGTTTTGGGCAATAATGGCAAGCGAATTATGGTCTCCGCCTGCTAAGGATGATTTCTCACCTGCAGCAGTTTCACCACTTGTGGATTTCCCACCTACACCATAAAAGTGAAAAAGTAAAATCCCACTCATGTTAACTTATTTTGTAACGCTAAGTGCTACacaagttttaaaaaaaaaactgcaTTATAATAAGGTTTAGAATGTGTGTTTTAATAGTGATTATGTAATACCGAATAATCAAAACTCAATATTCAGTTGTATAAAAACAGACCGTGGAAAaatagtgttagtgattatgtaATACTGAATATGGTAAGGTTTAGAATGTGTGTTTTAATAACTCAATATTCAGTTGTATAAAAACAGACCATGGAAAAATCGTGTTAGTGATTATGTAATACTGAATAATCGAAACTCAATATTCAGTTGTATAAAAACAGACCGTGGAAGAATTGTGTTTGAATGTGTTGTTGGAGGTTGTAACTAGCAAAAAATTGATAAATGCAATGGCCAAAAAGACATTTATATGAACAAAAAGAGAAGTTTTGTGCGATGAGAGTAACAATCTCACAAATTAAATTAAAAGATGAGATAAAGATGCAATTGTATATTTCAGTTAGATACATAATTTTGTTGTAGTTGGTATAAATTAGGGACAAATACGTAATTTTAGTTTACTCTTAGATAATCTGTTTTGTTGCATAATATGTTTAGCGAAAATCGTAGTC from Helianthus annuus cultivar XRQ/B chromosome 7, HanXRQr2.0-SUNRISE, whole genome shotgun sequence includes the following:
- the LOC110868213 gene encoding squamosa promoter-binding-like protein 7 isoform X1, translated to MHNPPPPSPPPFTMDSIDDSSTSIWDWSQFLDFNVDDHLPFPTDLSPLISTSPDLYPIDDQPLQPLTDSFPVISTSNTNARVRKRDPRMACPNFLAGRVPCACPELDAQLAAEEEEEAASKKKKRAVTVRKSSGGSRCQVSGCETDISELKGYHKRHRVCLRCAYAGSVVIDGESKRYCQQCGKFHVLSDFDEGKRSCRRKLERHNNRRRRKSTDSKASGPHLTAVYDDEAGKGGKSTSGETAAGEKSSLAGGDHNSLAIIAQNIQSDSIPSLAASGETQTDEEKEKTTHSPSYGDDKTDFSSMCTTGRISFKLYDWNPAEFPRRLRHQIFQWLASMPVELEGYVRPGCTILTIFIAMPRFMWLKLDEDPVVCIHDLLASPRSLLSGRDTFFVNLNNTIYSVMKGGKSVIEIKVGGKSPRLHYVQPTCFEAGKPIEFLACGSNLLQPRLRFLVSFAGKYMTNDVRVSPSCNTSSTNLDHQLLNIRVPHSEMDVFGPAFIEVENESGLSNFIPILIADKEICSEIKIMQTKYYSTLRSNDSESSSCEVAVNKFSEVLVDMAWLLKQPIVQDMERATMSSQLQRFNFLLNFLIEYESTTVLKRVLDSLKMRIIENGDIVETDRTLLQGTVNRATEVLNQRLEKTVNHGLHPSDILLNNDDDPFISTVNQVHEESEKVGLLNADCVMNVTPYKEQPKKPSNRMFNYKTTRFFTLRLLILAVASVTVCFGICAVVFHPHKAAAIAINIHRCLFDDN
- the LOC110868213 gene encoding squamosa promoter-binding-like protein 7 isoform X2, which gives rise to MHNPPPPSPPPFTMDSIDDSSTSIWDWSQFLDFNVDDHLPFPTDLSPLISTSPDLYPIDDQPLQPLTDSFPVISTSNTNARVRKRDPRMACPNFLAGRVPCACPELDAQLAAEEEEEAASKKKKRAVTVRKSSGGSRCQVSGCETDISELKGYHKRHRVCLRCAYAGSVVIDGESKRYCQQCGKFHVLSDFDEGKRSCRRKLERHNNRRRRKSTDSKASGPHLTAVYDDEAGKGGKSTSGETAAGEKSSLAGGDHNSLAIIAQNIQSDSIPSLAASGETQTDEEKEKTTHSPSYGDDKTDFSSMCTTGRISFKLYDWNPAEFPRRLRHQIFQWLASMPVELEGYVRPGCTILTIFIAMPRFMWLKLDEDPVVCIHDLLASPRSLLSGRDTFFVNLNNTIYSVMKGGKSVIEIKVGGKSPRLHYVQPTCFEAGKPIEFLACGSNLLQPRLRFLVSFAGKYMTNDVRVSPSCNTSSTNLDHQLLNIRVPHSEMDVFGPAFIEGTVNRATEVLNQRLEKTVNHGLHPSDILLNNDDDPFISTVNQVHEESEKVGLLNADCVMNVTPYKEQPKKPSNRMFNYKTTRFFTLRLLILAVASVTVCFGICAVVFHPHKAAAIAINIHRCLFDDN